A genomic stretch from Desulfolutivibrio sulfodismutans DSM 3696 includes:
- a CDS encoding CBS domain-containing protein — protein MTRNAPTGPPGMSEEDILQAMRDMHGYVDVTPGDFREIYELAYAHARDRLARTTTAREIMTSPVHCLGLDMAASEAARFLAGRGVTGAPVLDGRGVVCGVVSEKDFLRRMGARGAPSLLGIVSRCLGTPGCLVTDLRGLTVAEFMTAPAVTATADITAEDISSLFMEKSINRLPICDADGRPLGIVTRTDLVRALQGQR, from the coding sequence ATGACCAGAAACGCTCCAACCGGTCCCCCGGGCATGTCCGAGGAGGACATCCTCCAGGCCATGCGTGACATGCACGGCTATGTGGACGTGACCCCGGGCGACTTCAGGGAGATTTACGAACTCGCCTATGCCCATGCCCGGGACCGTCTGGCCCGGACCACCACGGCCCGGGAGATCATGACCAGCCCGGTCCATTGCCTGGGCCTGGACATGGCCGCTTCCGAGGCGGCCCGGTTCCTGGCCGGGCGAGGGGTGACCGGCGCGCCGGTGCTGGACGGGCGCGGCGTGGTCTGCGGCGTGGTTTCGGAGAAGGACTTTCTGCGCCGCATGGGCGCACGCGGCGCGCCGTCGCTTTTGGGCATCGTCTCCCGCTGCCTGGGAACCCCGGGGTGTCTGGTCACGGACCTGCGCGGCCTGACCGTGGCCGAGTTCATGACCGCCCCGGCGGTCACTGCGACGGCGGACATCACGGCGGAGGATATCTCGAGCCTTTTTATGGAAAAATCCATCAACCGCCTGCCCATCTGCGATGCGGACGGCCGTCCTCTGGGCATCGTCACCCGCACCGATCTGGTCCGGGCTCTGCAAGGGCAAAGGTAG
- a CDS encoding HPP family protein encodes MDYFRKMRGTTQSPPRVGAGEVAWSFAGAFVGIAAVGFLHAGLLDATGLGLLIGSFGATAVLVYGAIKSPLAQPRNVLFGHVLSALAGVAAQQALGEVVWLAAALAVASAIAIMHLTKTLHPPGGATALIAVIGGDSVHALGYLYALVPAGLGATVLLLVALIVNNIPKNRRYPEFWW; translated from the coding sequence ATGGACTATTTCCGAAAGATGCGCGGCACGACCCAGAGCCCGCCCCGGGTGGGTGCGGGCGAGGTGGCGTGGTCGTTTGCCGGGGCGTTTGTCGGCATCGCGGCCGTGGGGTTTCTGCACGCCGGACTCCTGGACGCGACCGGGTTGGGGCTGCTCATCGGCTCCTTCGGGGCCACGGCCGTTTTGGTTTACGGCGCGATCAAAAGCCCCCTGGCCCAGCCGCGAAACGTCCTTTTCGGCCATGTGCTGTCCGCCCTGGCGGGGGTTGCGGCGCAGCAGGCCCTGGGCGAGGTGGTCTGGCTGGCCGCCGCCCTGGCCGTGGCCTCGGCCATCGCGATCATGCACCTGACCAAGACCCTGCATCCGCCAGGCGGGGCCACGGCGCTGATTGCGGTCATCGGCGGCGATTCCGTCCACGCCCTGGGCTATCTTTATGCGCTGGTTCCGGCCGGGCTCGGCGCGACAGTGCTGCTGCTCGTCGCCCTGATTGTGAACAACATTCCCAAGAACCGGCGCTATCCCGAATTCTGGTGGTAG